Below is a genomic region from Neomonachus schauinslandi chromosome 2, ASM220157v2, whole genome shotgun sequence.
TCCAGAAATTAGATTAAACAGACTGTTAAGGATCTCTCGAATGTTTGAGTTCTTCCAGAGAACAGAAACAAGAACAAACTACCCAAACATCTTCAGGATTTCTAACCTTGTTATGTACATTGTCATCATTATCCACTGGAATGCATGTGTGTACTTCTCTATTTCCAAAGCTGTTGGATTTGGAAATGATACATGGGTGTATCCTGATGTTAATGATCCTGAATTTGGCCGTTTGGCTAGAAAATACGTATACAGCCTTTACTGGTCTACACTGACTTTGACCACAATTGGTGAAACACCACCTCCTGTGAGGGATTCTGAATATGTCTTTGTGGTGGTTGATTTCTTAATTGGAGTGTTAATTTTTGCTACCATCGTTGGTAACATAGGTTCTATGATTTCCAACATGAATGCTGCCAGAGCTGAATTTCAAGCGAGAATCGATGCGATCAAGCAATATATGCGTTTTCGAAATGTaagcaaagatatggaaaagaGAGTTATCAAATGGTTTGACTATCTGTGGACCAACAAAAAAACAGTTGATGAGAAAGAAGTCCTGAAGTATCTCCCTGATAAGCTGAGAGCAGAGATTGCCATCAACGTTCACttagacactttaaaaaaagtgCGTATTTTTGCGGACTGTGAAGCTGGTCTTTTGGTGGAGTTGGTCTTGAAATTGCAACCCCAAGTCTACAGTCCTGGAGATTACATTTGCAAGAAAGGGGATATCGGACGAGAGATGTACATCATCAAGGAAGGCAAACTCGCCGTGGTGGCAGATGATGGAAtcactcagtttgtggtattGAGTGATGGCAGCTACTTTGGTGAGATCAGTATCCTTAACATTAAAGGTAGCAAAGCTGGCAATCGAAGAACAGCCAATATTAAAAGTATTGGCTACTCAGATCTGTTCTGTCTCTCCAAAGATGACCTCATGGAAGCTCTCACTGAGTATCCAGATGCCAAAACTATgctagaagagaagggaaagcaaATCTTGATGAAAGATGGTCTACTGGATATAAATATTGCAAATGCTGGAGGTGATCCTAAAGATCTTGAAGAGAAGGTCACCCTAATGGAGGGGTCAGTAGACCTCTTGCAAACAAGGTTTGCTCGGATCCTGGCTGAGTATGAGTCAATGCAGCAGAAACTGAAGCAAAGACTAACCAAAGTTGAGAGATTTCTGAAACCACTTATTGACACAGAATTTTCAGATCTTGAAGGATCTGGAGTTGAAAGTGGGCTCCTGGACTCCACACAGGACTGAAAAGCtggtcattaaggagggcatgccTCATGATCCTTTTGGTGATGTGATTAAGCAACTCCAAattggaagaagaggaagattcAGCTGGGGGAATTTTTCCATAAGGAGAGTGTGCTTGGGTGTAGGGCACAAGGCCTACACACTCACTTGTGAGGTACTGTGATTAAAGGATCATCGTCCTTAGGATTTTTCAGAATGGATAATGTGCAAAGATATAGAATGATTAACTTGTCAGTATCTATATCTTCTGACTTTTTCATATATGCTCCTTTTATGTAATACTCTTTATAAAAGTGAACAAGTATCCCTCACTTTCAGGCATTTTACATTGTGGAGGAGCAACTGGGAATTACCATGTACGTCATGTTCAGgataccattttaaaaagaattagaatgCAATAAAGTAAAGTAAATCCTAAAACTATagtg
It encodes:
- the CNGA1 gene encoding cGMP-gated cation channel alpha-1, producing MKKHIINTWYSFVNVPNVIAPDIEKEIRRMENAAGSSFSDDDEDDDDDDSVSMFEESENENRHARDSYRNNSHRGEPSQREQYPPGALALFNVNNSSNKDQEPKEKKKKKKEKKSKSGDKNENKKDSEKKKKKEKEKEKKKKEEKGKDKKEEEKKEVKVIDPSGNLYYNWLFCITLPVMYNWTMIIARACFDELQSDYLECWLIFDYLSDIIYLLDMFVRIRTGYLEQGLLVREETKLIEKYKSNLQFKLDFLSVIPTDLLYFKLGWNYPEIRLNRLLRISRMFEFFQRTETRTNYPNIFRISNLVMYIVIIIHWNACVYFSISKAVGFGNDTWVYPDVNDPEFGRLARKYVYSLYWSTLTLTTIGETPPPVRDSEYVFVVVDFLIGVLIFATIVGNIGSMISNMNAARAEFQARIDAIKQYMRFRNVSKDMEKRVIKWFDYLWTNKKTVDEKEVLKYLPDKLRAEIAINVHLDTLKKVRIFADCEAGLLVELVLKLQPQVYSPGDYICKKGDIGREMYIIKEGKLAVVADDGITQFVVLSDGSYFGEISILNIKGSKAGNRRTANIKSIGYSDLFCLSKDDLMEALTEYPDAKTMLEEKGKQILMKDGLLDINIANAGGDPKDLEEKVTLMEGSVDLLQTRFARILAEYESMQQKLKQRLTKVERFLKPLIDTEFSDLEGSGVESGLLDSTQD